One genomic segment of Pandoraea thiooxydans includes these proteins:
- the alr gene encoding alanine racemase: MPRPIRATIHTAALANNLDVARRHAPDAKVWSVVKANAYGHGIERAFPGLRETDGFGLLDLNEAVRLRELGWAGPILLLEGFFEPADLKVIDEYGLTTTVHCDEQLRMLEGARLSKPLTVQLKMNSGMNRLGFVPERYRAAWERVRAMPGVGQIVLMTHFSDADGERGVDYQMEAFERGARDIPGERCLANSAATLFHPQTHYAWVRPGIALYGGSPSGRTADVEGLGLQPAMTLESEVIAVQELGAGQTVGYGSVFTAERPMRIGVVACGYADGYPRHAPTGTPVLVAGILTQVVGRVSMDMLMVDLSPVPEARVGSNAVLWGRGLPIDDVACACGTIGYELMCALAPRVPVIEQ; the protein is encoded by the coding sequence ATGCCTCGTCCCATTCGTGCCACGATTCACACCGCAGCGCTTGCCAATAATCTCGATGTTGCCCGGCGCCACGCGCCCGATGCCAAGGTCTGGTCCGTGGTCAAGGCCAATGCCTACGGGCATGGCATCGAACGCGCCTTTCCCGGCCTGCGTGAGACCGACGGCTTCGGTCTGCTCGATTTGAATGAGGCGGTGCGCTTGCGCGAACTCGGCTGGGCCGGTCCGATTTTGCTGCTGGAAGGTTTTTTTGAACCCGCGGATCTCAAGGTCATCGATGAATACGGCCTCACCACGACCGTGCATTGCGACGAGCAATTGCGCATGCTCGAAGGTGCGCGGCTGTCGAAGCCGCTGACGGTGCAGCTCAAGATGAACAGCGGCATGAACCGGCTGGGCTTCGTGCCCGAGCGATACCGCGCGGCCTGGGAGCGTGTCCGTGCGATGCCTGGAGTCGGCCAGATCGTGCTCATGACGCATTTTTCGGATGCCGACGGCGAGCGCGGCGTCGACTATCAGATGGAAGCGTTCGAGCGCGGCGCACGCGATATTCCTGGTGAGCGCTGCCTGGCGAATTCGGCGGCGACGCTGTTTCATCCGCAGACGCATTACGCCTGGGTGCGGCCCGGCATCGCCCTGTACGGCGGCTCGCCTAGCGGCAGAACCGCGGATGTCGAGGGGCTCGGCCTGCAACCCGCGATGACACTCGAGAGCGAGGTGATCGCCGTGCAGGAGCTCGGTGCCGGGCAGACCGTCGGCTACGGCAGCGTGTTTACCGCCGAGCGGCCGATGCGCATCGGTGTGGTGGCCTGCGGTTACGCCGACGGTTATCCGCGCCACGCTCCGACAGGCACGCCTGTCTTGGTCGCTGGCATCCTGACCCAGGTGGTCGGTCGCGTTTCGATGGACATGCTGATGGTCGATCTCAGTCCCGTGCCGGAAGCCCGCGTGGGCAGCAACGCCGTGCTGTGGGGGCGTGGGCTGCCGATCGACGACGTGGCCTGCGCGTGCGGAACGATCGGTTACGAGTTGATGTGCGCACTGGCGCCGCGCGTGCCGGTGATCGAGCAGTAA
- the lplT gene encoding lysophospholipid transporter LplT: MKTGFYTIMAAQFFSSLADNALLIAAIALLKDSHAPQWMTPLLKLFFVLSYVVLAAFVGAFADSMAKGKVMFITNSIKVVGCIMMMAGSHPLIAYGIVGFGAAAYSPAKYGILTELLPAERLVAANGWIEGLTVTSIILGTVLGGALVNPHIAHYIIARTPAAISTSADAAMLVIMGIYIVAALINLGIPDTGARYRRQQRNPIRLITDFAGCFVTLWQDRLGQISLAVTTLFWGAGATLQFIVLKWAEKALDMNLSEGAILQAVSALGVAIGAMLAAARIPLKKSLSVLPVGIAMGIVVMGMAFFSKHTLPDWPISIGFWHVPFYLVVAYLFLILVGGLAGFFVVPMNALLQHRGHILLSAGHSIAVQNFNENLSVLLMLCLYALLIWFNVPVGVVIVLFGTFVCCTMWLVMRRHQANQREFDSVALIGEIKH, from the coding sequence ATGAAGACAGGTTTTTACACCATCATGGCCGCGCAGTTTTTTTCGTCGCTGGCCGATAACGCATTGCTTATTGCTGCGATAGCGCTCCTCAAGGATTCCCATGCGCCGCAATGGATGACGCCGCTTCTTAAGCTGTTTTTCGTGTTGTCCTACGTCGTTTTGGCGGCATTTGTCGGCGCATTCGCCGATTCCATGGCCAAGGGCAAGGTCATGTTCATCACCAACAGCATCAAGGTGGTGGGCTGCATCATGATGATGGCAGGCTCCCATCCGCTGATCGCCTACGGCATCGTCGGTTTCGGCGCGGCCGCCTACTCGCCGGCCAAGTACGGCATTCTGACCGAATTGCTGCCAGCCGAGCGGCTGGTGGCCGCCAACGGCTGGATCGAAGGCCTGACGGTTACATCCATCATTCTCGGCACCGTCCTCGGCGGCGCGCTCGTCAATCCGCACATCGCGCACTACATCATCGCTCGCACACCGGCTGCCATCAGCACCTCTGCCGATGCCGCCATGCTGGTCATCATGGGCATCTACATCGTCGCCGCGCTGATCAATCTCGGCATCCCCGACACCGGCGCACGCTACCGGCGTCAACAACGCAATCCGATACGCCTGATCACGGACTTCGCCGGCTGCTTCGTGACCCTTTGGCAGGATCGGCTCGGCCAGATATCCCTGGCCGTCACCACGCTGTTCTGGGGCGCCGGCGCCACGCTGCAGTTCATTGTCTTGAAATGGGCCGAAAAGGCCCTCGACATGAATCTGTCCGAAGGCGCGATTCTGCAAGCGGTGTCCGCGCTGGGCGTGGCGATCGGCGCGATGCTCGCGGCCGCCAGGATACCTCTGAAAAAATCGTTGTCGGTATTGCCGGTGGGCATTGCCATGGGCATCGTCGTGATGGGCATGGCCTTTTTCTCGAAACACACGCTGCCGGACTGGCCGATCAGCATCGGCTTCTGGCACGTTCCGTTCTATCTGGTGGTTGCTTACCTGTTTTTGATTCTGGTGGGCGGCCTGGCAGGCTTTTTTGTGGTGCCGATGAACGCCCTGCTGCAACATCGCGGGCACATCCTTCTGTCGGCGGGCCACTCCATCGCCGTGCAGAATTTCAACGAGAATCTGTCGGTGCTGCTGATGCTGTGCCTCTACGCGCTGCTGATCTGGTTCAACGTGCCGGTCGGCGTGGTGATCGTGCTGTTCGGCACCTTCGTATGCTGCACCATGTGGCTGGTGATGCGCCGCCATCAAGCCAATCAGCGTGAGTTCGATTCGGTGGCGCTGATCGGCGAAATCAAGCACTGA
- the thiD gene encoding bifunctional hydroxymethylpyrimidine kinase/phosphomethylpyrimidine kinase, with protein sequence MAARIFNVLTIAGSDPGGGAGIQADLKTFSALGAYGMSAITALTAQNTLGVSAVHVVPSAFVAAQLDAVFSDIECAAVKIGMLANADIVRTVAQALRRYRPPHVVLDTVMVSKNGHALLAPEAVEALRLELLPLADLITPNLPEAAVLLDQPPATDETAMAMQAQALRDLGARNVLLKGGHLGGANSPDWLLTEQGSERFDAPRLPMRNTHGTGCTLSAALAALRPQHDGWPDTVRAAKQYVSQALGSSDALQVGHGIGPLHHFHAWWPRRTG encoded by the coding sequence ATGGCGGCTCGCATCTTCAATGTACTGACCATCGCCGGGTCCGATCCCGGTGGCGGAGCCGGTATCCAGGCCGATCTCAAAACGTTCTCGGCGCTGGGCGCCTACGGCATGAGCGCGATCACCGCACTGACCGCGCAAAACACCCTCGGTGTCAGCGCAGTGCACGTGGTGCCGAGCGCATTCGTCGCCGCCCAACTCGACGCCGTGTTCAGTGACATCGAGTGCGCCGCGGTGAAGATCGGCATGCTGGCCAACGCCGATATCGTACGCACGGTGGCCCAGGCATTGCGACGCTACCGCCCCCCTCACGTGGTGCTGGATACCGTCATGGTGTCGAAAAACGGACATGCGCTGCTTGCGCCTGAAGCGGTCGAGGCGCTGCGCCTGGAACTACTGCCGCTGGCCGACCTGATCACGCCCAACCTGCCTGAAGCGGCCGTGCTGCTCGACCAGCCGCCAGCGACCGACGAAACTGCAATGGCGATGCAGGCACAAGCACTGCGCGACCTGGGCGCGCGCAACGTGCTGCTCAAGGGTGGACATCTGGGTGGCGCCAACAGCCCCGATTGGCTGCTCACCGAGCAGGGCAGCGAAAGGTTCGACGCCCCGCGCCTGCCGATGCGCAATACCCACGGCACCGGCTGCACGCTATCGGCCGCACTCGCCGCCCTGCGCCCGCAACATGACGGCTGGCCGGATACCGTGCGCGCCGCAAAGCAATACGTGAGTCAGGCGCTGGGATCGAGCGACGCGTTGCAGGTCGGCCATGGCATCGGCCCGCTCCATCATTTTCACGCCTGGTGGCCGCGCCGCACCGGCTGA
- a CDS encoding DUF1853 family protein: MPQLHEAPVRDLAWLLLSSDLLRADGANAFPAELGNATPSDAELAMLERWLLAQDRQPASLKTFLAAGESARLGRYAERLLQFYLREGPGYELMAAGLQVRDRRQGGQTLGECDFLIRHLASQRMLHWELAVKLYLYVPPGGEDTSVDDPSIASAEQYRWLGPNLADSLGDKLQHLLLHQLRLTTMEAAQSILPHAGPWQAQAYLKGWMFHPLGAGRDAVPSVPLPAVISAGHGRGWWATRAEWQQATDAAANGSAVAAWSVLPRVHWLAPARLTASEVMDRPALGARIAALWQNGQPHEPLLVVGLAENADGTWDETQRGFIVPDDWLARARRRMAELWQRAAQRGETS; the protein is encoded by the coding sequence ATGCCTCAATTGCACGAGGCCCCGGTGCGGGACCTCGCGTGGTTGCTGTTGTCCTCCGATTTGCTGCGCGCCGACGGCGCAAACGCATTCCCCGCCGAGCTGGGCAACGCCACGCCCAGCGACGCCGAACTGGCGATGCTGGAGCGCTGGCTGCTGGCGCAGGACCGGCAACCGGCATCTCTGAAGACGTTCCTTGCCGCCGGCGAAAGCGCCCGCCTCGGGCGATACGCGGAGCGCTTGCTGCAGTTCTACCTGCGTGAGGGGCCCGGTTACGAATTGATGGCCGCCGGACTGCAGGTGCGCGATCGGCGGCAGGGTGGGCAGACGCTCGGAGAATGCGATTTTCTGATCAGGCATTTGGCCAGCCAGCGAATGCTGCACTGGGAATTGGCGGTCAAGCTTTATCTTTATGTGCCTCCCGGGGGCGAAGACACGAGCGTCGATGACCCGAGCATCGCGAGTGCCGAGCAATATCGATGGCTTGGGCCGAATCTTGCCGACAGCCTGGGAGACAAGCTCCAGCATCTGCTGCTGCATCAATTGCGCCTGACGACGATGGAGGCGGCGCAATCGATACTGCCGCACGCCGGGCCATGGCAGGCGCAGGCGTATTTGAAGGGCTGGATGTTCCACCCACTCGGTGCCGGCCGCGATGCTGTGCCGAGTGTGCCGTTGCCGGCGGTGATCTCGGCCGGCCACGGGCGAGGGTGGTGGGCCACGCGGGCCGAGTGGCAACAGGCGACCGATGCGGCAGCCAACGGCTCGGCAGTCGCCGCCTGGAGCGTGCTGCCGCGCGTTCACTGGCTGGCGCCGGCGCGCCTGACAGCCTCAGAGGTCATGGATCGGCCAGCGTTGGGCGCGCGCATCGCCGCGCTCTGGCAAAACGGTCAGCCGCATGAGCCCCTGCTGGTGGTCGGCCTGGCCGAAAATGCGGATGGCACATGGGACGAGACCCAACGCGGGTTCATCGTCCCGGACGACTGGCTCGCGCGTGCGCGCCGGCGCATGGCGGAACTGTGGCAGCGCGCGGCACAGCGGGGCGAAACGTCCTGA
- the rimI gene encoding ribosomal protein S18-alanine N-acetyltransferase: protein MAVQAHQFAAMTEADLDEVMQIETRAYPFPWKRVNFVDSLRAEGPSQDACCLRGEGGGGGDLLGYFICMPVVDENHVLNVCVDPAHHGQGWGVRLLDEIVRRTRAQGMTGVLLEVRPSNSRALAVYERYGFRQIGCRRGYYPSYHGRREDAIVMRLTLEDRRAVA, encoded by the coding sequence ATGGCGGTGCAGGCTCACCAATTCGCGGCGATGACCGAAGCCGACCTCGACGAGGTCATGCAGATCGAAACGCGCGCTTATCCATTTCCGTGGAAACGGGTGAATTTCGTCGATTCGCTGCGCGCCGAGGGGCCCAGTCAGGACGCCTGCTGCCTGCGCGGTGAGGGCGGTGGGGGCGGCGATCTGCTTGGTTACTTTATTTGCATGCCGGTGGTCGACGAGAATCATGTGCTTAATGTGTGTGTCGACCCGGCGCATCACGGGCAAGGCTGGGGGGTGCGCCTGCTCGACGAGATCGTGCGGCGCACCCGGGCGCAGGGCATGACTGGCGTATTGCTCGAGGTGCGCCCCTCCAACAGCCGCGCACTGGCGGTTTATGAACGCTATGGATTTCGGCAGATCGGTTGCCGCAGGGGGTATTACCCCTCGTATCATGGCCGGCGCGAGGATGCCATCGTGATGCGCTTGACGCTGGAGGATCGCCGTGCCGTTGCCTAA
- the tsaB gene encoding tRNA (adenosine(37)-N6)-threonylcarbamoyltransferase complex dimerization subunit type 1 TsaB has product MSAISILALDTSTEFCSVALYLNSLGTERAIFRHRHTGAVSSTHILPLIREVLDEAGLALGACNAIAFGAGPGSFTGLRTACGVAQGLAYGAGLPVIPVGTLLACAEMTRAPDAAPDRVVVALDARMDEVYWADYSWDKPSRSWVVNHDAALDAPDALPRPDEPFSLAGNAAAIFGDRLPLAGQAAAVLSDALPHASAVAALAARDYALGRTLPAHEAAPFYIRNKVAQTVAERQAAAGNRATLAHLAEGR; this is encoded by the coding sequence ATGTCTGCCATTTCCATACTTGCCCTCGATACGTCGACCGAATTTTGCTCGGTAGCCTTGTATCTGAATTCGCTCGGCACCGAACGCGCGATCTTCCGGCATCGCCATACCGGGGCGGTGTCCAGTACACACATCCTTCCGCTCATCCGGGAAGTGCTCGATGAGGCGGGGCTGGCGCTCGGCGCGTGCAATGCGATTGCCTTCGGCGCCGGACCGGGTTCTTTCACGGGATTGCGCACTGCCTGCGGCGTAGCCCAGGGGCTTGCCTATGGTGCGGGGTTGCCGGTGATCCCGGTCGGCACTTTGCTGGCTTGCGCCGAAATGACCCGTGCGCCGGACGCCGCGCCGGACCGCGTTGTGGTAGCGCTCGACGCCCGCATGGACGAGGTCTACTGGGCCGATTACTCGTGGGATAAGCCGTCTCGGAGTTGGGTTGTCAATCATGACGCGGCGCTTGATGCGCCCGATGCCCTGCCGCGACCGGACGAGCCATTCTCGCTGGCCGGCAACGCAGCGGCGATATTCGGGGATCGCTTGCCCCTGGCCGGGCAAGCCGCAGCCGTGTTGTCCGACGCGCTGCCGCACGCCAGCGCGGTGGCCGCGCTGGCCGCGCGCGATTACGCGCTGGGGCGGACGCTGCCGGCGCACGAGGCGGCACCTTTCTATATTCGCAACAAGGTTGCGCAGACAGTGGCCGAGCGGCAGGCCGCTGCCGGCAATCGTGCCACCTTGGCGCACTTGGCGGAGGGGCGCTGA
- the ehuB gene encoding ectoine/hydroxyectoine ABC transporter substrate-binding protein EhuB, translating into MKKARKTALATLLIALAAGLAQQAGAVTLKQIQQRGYVRIAIANEIPYGYMNLSEQAKGIGPDVAKQVMKQLGVKKIKWVVTGFGSLIPGLKANRFDMVAAEMAILPPRCEKVLFSEPDSSYGEGLLVAKGNPDHLHSYETFAKSGKKVAIMAGADQLDMLQALGVPSSNIVTISSNADAISTVATGRASAYAATGLTVNQLAAKSNKVQAAKGFTDPVIHGQPARSWGGFAFAQDSKGLRDAVNTQLAQFKKTPGWKKLMKQYGFSNKDAQASFDKTTAQLCTK; encoded by the coding sequence ATGAAAAAGGCCCGCAAAACAGCCCTCGCCACGCTACTGATCGCTCTGGCAGCCGGGCTGGCACAGCAAGCCGGCGCTGTCACGCTCAAGCAAATCCAGCAACGCGGCTATGTGCGCATCGCCATTGCCAATGAAATTCCGTACGGGTACATGAATCTTTCGGAGCAGGCCAAAGGCATTGGCCCCGACGTTGCCAAGCAGGTCATGAAGCAGCTTGGCGTGAAGAAGATCAAATGGGTCGTCACCGGCTTCGGTTCGTTGATTCCCGGTCTGAAGGCCAACCGTTTCGATATGGTCGCCGCGGAAATGGCGATCCTGCCGCCACGGTGCGAAAAGGTGCTGTTCTCGGAGCCTGACAGCTCCTACGGAGAGGGTCTGCTGGTCGCCAAAGGCAATCCGGATCATCTTCACTCGTATGAAACGTTCGCCAAATCGGGCAAGAAGGTCGCGATCATGGCGGGCGCGGATCAACTCGATATGCTCCAGGCGCTGGGCGTGCCCAGCAGCAATATCGTGACGATCTCGAGCAACGCCGATGCCATTTCAACGGTGGCAACCGGCCGCGCCAGCGCCTATGCGGCAACGGGTCTGACGGTGAACCAGTTGGCGGCCAAGAGCAACAAGGTGCAGGCCGCCAAGGGCTTCACCGATCCGGTCATTCATGGCCAGCCGGCGCGCAGTTGGGGCGGCTTCGCCTTCGCTCAGGACTCGAAGGGTCTGCGTGACGCCGTCAACACCCAATTGGCTCAGTTCAAGAAGACCCCCGGTTGGAAGAAACTCATGAAGCAATATGGTTTCAGCAACAAGGATGCACAGGCATCCTTCGACAAAACCACGGCACAGCTGTGCACCAAGTAA
- the ehuC gene encoding ectoine/hydroxyectoine ABC transporter permease subunit EhuC: protein MHWISYATPLLQGAWVTAQLTVYSTLLGAFFAFLFGLGKLSRFWPIKGLSIGIIEIFRGTSLLVQLFWLYFALPVVGQLVGIDLRLPPVAAGTLALSLNIGAYGAEVVRGAIQAVPSAQHEAAQALDFTPRQTLWRIALPQAIPEMMPSFGNLAVQNLKDTALVSLISLGDLAFRAEQIRNFTQDSTTVYTVLLFMYFGMALILTAAMKLLERSVGRWRARRI from the coding sequence ATGCATTGGATCAGCTACGCCACGCCTCTGCTGCAAGGGGCGTGGGTCACCGCACAGCTCACGGTCTACTCGACGCTGCTGGGCGCCTTCTTCGCCTTTTTGTTCGGTCTGGGCAAGCTCTCGCGCTTTTGGCCGATCAAGGGTCTATCGATCGGCATCATCGAGATCTTTCGCGGCACCTCGCTGCTGGTCCAATTGTTCTGGCTGTATTTCGCGCTGCCGGTGGTCGGCCAGCTGGTCGGCATCGATCTGCGGCTGCCGCCGGTCGCGGCAGGCACGCTGGCGTTGAGCCTGAACATCGGCGCTTATGGCGCGGAGGTGGTGCGCGGCGCGATTCAAGCCGTCCCGTCGGCGCAGCACGAGGCCGCCCAAGCGCTCGACTTTACGCCGCGCCAAACCCTATGGCGCATTGCGTTGCCGCAGGCCATTCCGGAGATGATGCCGAGCTTCGGCAATCTGGCCGTGCAAAATCTCAAGGACACCGCGCTGGTGTCACTGATCAGCCTGGGAGATCTGGCCTTTCGTGCCGAGCAGATCCGCAACTTCACCCAGGACAGCACGACCGTCTACACAGTGTTGCTCTTCATGTACTTTGGCATGGCCCTGATTCTGACCGCGGCGATGAAGCTGCTTGAACGCTCGGTCGGCCGTTGGCGCGCACGGAGGATCTGA
- the ehuD gene encoding ectoine/hydroxyectoine ABC transporter permease subunit EhuD, which produces MLFGFHWNTANNWLFAQSILPILLKGMLITIEASLLGFVVAAILGLMLAALKSSRLRIVAWPARLLTEFLRDTPLLVQLFFLYYVLPDYGIVLPAFMTGALALGVQYSAYTSEVYRAGIESIPRGQTEAARALDLSGLRTFSVIIVPQAIPRIIPALGNYLVSIMKDVPVLSVVSVLEMLNVAKIIGDRTFNYLIPLSMVGGLYMILTLLASAVVRSLDKRLPKRGLPLR; this is translated from the coding sequence ATGTTGTTCGGATTCCATTGGAACACGGCGAATAACTGGCTGTTCGCTCAATCGATCCTGCCCATCCTGCTCAAGGGCATGCTCATCACGATCGAGGCCTCGCTGTTGGGTTTCGTGGTAGCGGCGATCCTCGGCCTGATGCTGGCCGCGCTAAAATCGTCGCGCCTGCGCATCGTCGCGTGGCCAGCGCGGCTGCTGACGGAGTTCCTGCGCGATACGCCGCTGCTGGTGCAGTTGTTTTTTCTGTATTACGTGCTGCCCGACTACGGAATCGTCCTGCCGGCGTTCATGACCGGCGCCCTCGCGCTGGGTGTGCAATACAGCGCCTACACCTCGGAAGTTTATCGCGCCGGCATCGAGTCGATTCCGCGTGGCCAGACCGAGGCGGCCCGCGCGCTCGATCTCTCCGGCTTGCGCACTTTCAGCGTGATCATCGTGCCGCAGGCCATCCCGCGCATCATTCCGGCGCTGGGAAACTACCTGGTGTCGATCATGAAGGACGTGCCGGTGCTCTCGGTGGTCTCGGTACTCGAAATGCTGAACGTCGCCAAGATCATTGGCGACCGTACCTTCAACTACCTGATTCCGCTCTCGATGGTGGGCGGCCTCTACATGATCCTGACACTGTTGGCCTCGGCCGTCGTGCGCTCTCTCGACAAGCGACTCCCTAAACGAGGATTGCCCCTGCGATGA
- the ehuA gene encoding ectoine/hydroxyectoine ABC transporter ATP-binding protein EhuA — protein MNESIIKFDQVTKRFGSVTVLDALDFEVRKGEKVSIIGPSGSGKSTVLRILMTLEKINDGVIHVVGKPLWHEEKNGHLVPAGESHLREMRKEMGMVFQQFNLFPHMTVRRNITEAPIHVLKLSKQKANQRADEYLELVGLSEHANKFPSQLSGGQQQRVAIARALAMRPNIMLFDEPTSALDPELVGEVLNVIQRLSEEHDLTMLLVTHEMQFAKQISDRVCFFDRGSIVEEGPPEILFTEPREERTREFLKGFIHPA, from the coding sequence ATGAACGAATCCATCATCAAATTCGATCAGGTCACCAAGCGCTTCGGCTCGGTGACCGTGCTCGACGCCTTGGACTTCGAGGTCCGCAAAGGCGAGAAAGTCTCAATCATCGGACCCTCGGGCTCCGGCAAATCGACCGTGCTGCGCATTCTGATGACGCTCGAAAAGATCAATGACGGCGTTATTCACGTGGTCGGGAAGCCACTTTGGCACGAAGAGAAAAACGGCCACCTGGTGCCGGCCGGAGAAAGTCATTTGCGCGAAATGCGCAAGGAAATGGGCATGGTGTTTCAGCAGTTCAACCTGTTTCCTCATATGACAGTGCGCCGCAACATCACCGAGGCGCCGATACACGTGCTGAAACTATCGAAGCAAAAAGCCAACCAGCGCGCCGACGAATACCTGGAGCTGGTGGGCTTGTCGGAGCACGCGAACAAGTTTCCGAGCCAGTTGTCCGGCGGGCAGCAGCAGCGCGTAGCGATTGCGCGCGCCCTGGCCATGCGGCCCAACATCATGCTGTTCGACGAACCGACCTCGGCACTCGATCCGGAATTGGTAGGCGAGGTGCTCAACGTCATCCAGCGGCTGTCCGAGGAGCACGACCTGACCATGCTGCTGGTGACCCACGAGATGCAGTTCGCCAAGCAGATTTCCGATCGCGTCTGCTTTTTCGACAGGGGCTCGATCGTCGAGGAAGGCCCGCCCGAGATTTTGTTCACCGAACCTCGCGAAGAGCGCACGCGGGAATTCCTCAAGGGTTTTATCCATCCCGCGTGA
- the thpD gene encoding ectoine hydroxylase, with product MIISVSDLYASRTTDGTSAIIARQDPVVYDGGRYADALTQAQLSGYERDGFILLENVFDEAEVEVLLAEVKRMSAAPEIVSRDEAITEPGSKAVRSIFRVHELSEKLDRLARDPRLIHVARQILGSEVYMHQSRANMKPGFKGKEFYWHSDFETWHIEDGMPAMRALSCSVLLTDNNACNGPLMLIPGSQQQFIACQGRTPDNHYKQSLKKQEYGVPDPVSLNLLAEQGGIQAMTAKAGSVVFFDCNTMHGSNGNISPWPRANVFMVYNSVENTLEPPKHGLEPRPEYIAARRNFAALEPIEQAAMVA from the coding sequence ATGATTATATCGGTAAGTGATTTATATGCTTCCCGCACGACCGATGGCACTTCGGCCATCATTGCCAGGCAAGATCCGGTCGTCTATGACGGCGGACGCTATGCCGATGCGCTGACTCAGGCACAGTTGAGCGGCTATGAGCGGGACGGCTTCATATTGCTGGAAAATGTGTTCGATGAAGCTGAGGTAGAGGTGTTGCTCGCCGAAGTCAAACGCATGAGCGCCGCGCCGGAAATTGTCTCGCGCGACGAGGCGATTACCGAGCCGGGAAGCAAAGCCGTACGCTCCATTTTCCGGGTGCATGAGCTCAGCGAGAAGTTGGACCGGCTGGCGCGCGATCCGCGCCTGATTCACGTCGCGCGGCAGATTCTGGGCTCGGAAGTCTATATGCATCAATCGCGTGCCAACATGAAACCTGGCTTCAAAGGCAAGGAATTTTATTGGCATTCGGATTTCGAGACATGGCATATCGAAGACGGCATGCCAGCCATGCGCGCGTTGAGTTGTTCGGTCCTGTTGACCGATAACAATGCTTGCAATGGGCCGCTGATGTTGATTCCCGGATCGCAGCAGCAGTTCATTGCCTGCCAGGGACGCACGCCGGACAATCACTATAAGCAATCGCTCAAGAAGCAGGAGTATGGCGTGCCCGATCCGGTTAGCCTGAACCTGCTGGCGGAGCAGGGCGGCATTCAGGCAATGACGGCCAAGGCCGGCTCGGTCGTGTTTTTCGATTGCAACACGATGCACGGTTCGAACGGCAATATTTCGCCGTGGCCCCGCGCGAACGTGTTCATGGTCTACAACAGTGTAGAAAATACATTGGAGCCGCCGAAGCACGGACTCGAGCCGCGCCCCGAATATATCGCGGCCCGCCGGAACTTCGCCGCCCTGGAGCCCATCGAGCAAGCCGCCATGGTGGCGTAA
- a CDS encoding ectoine synthase translates to MIVKNVNDVIGTKDEIKTDNWLSRRVLLKQDGMGFSFHETVIFPGTETHIHYQNHLEAVWCIEGDGEVETIADGKKYALGPGVVYALNEHDDHWLRGGKEPLRVICVFNPPLTGQEVHDADGVYPVEQPQAA, encoded by the coding sequence ATGATCGTTAAGAACGTCAATGATGTGATCGGCACCAAGGACGAGATCAAAACCGATAACTGGCTGAGCCGGCGGGTCCTGCTCAAGCAAGACGGGATGGGGTTTTCTTTCCATGAGACCGTGATTTTTCCGGGGACCGAGACGCATATCCATTACCAGAATCACCTTGAGGCGGTCTGGTGCATCGAGGGCGACGGCGAGGTGGAAACCATTGCTGACGGAAAGAAGTATGCGTTGGGCCCGGGCGTCGTCTATGCGTTGAACGAGCACGACGACCACTGGCTGCGCGGCGGAAAAGAGCCTTTGCGGGTGATTTGCGTTTTCAACCCGCCGTTGACGGGGCAGGAAGTGCACGACGCCGACGGCGTGTACCCGGTCGAGCAGCCGCAGGCTGCCTGA